The following are from one region of the Staphylococcus argenteus genome:
- the rsmI gene encoding 16S rRNA (cytidine(1402)-2'-O)-methyltransferase encodes MAVLYLVGTPIGNLADITYRAVDVLHRVDMIACEDTRVTSKLCNHYDISTPLKSYHEHNKDKQTTFIIEQLQSGLNVALVSDAGLPLISDPGYELVVAARKANIKVETVPGPNAGLTALMASGLSSYVYTFLGFLPRKEKEKTVVLEQRMYENSTLILYESPHRVTDTLKTIAKIDAMRRVSLGRELTKKFEQIVTNDVTQMIALIQQGDVPLKGEFVILIEGAKANVETAWFDDLSIVEHVDHYIETSRMKPKQAIKKVAEERQLKTNEVYNIYHQIS; translated from the coding sequence ATGGCTGTATTATATTTAGTAGGAACGCCTATTGGAAATTTGGCAGACATAACTTATCGAGCAGTTGATGTGCTACATCGTGTCGATATGATTGCCTGTGAAGATACACGTGTAACAAGTAAATTATGCAATCATTATGATATCTCAACACCATTAAAGTCATACCATGAGCATAATAAGGATAAGCAGACTACGTTTATTATTGAACAATTACAATCTGGATTAAATGTTGCACTTGTATCGGATGCAGGTTTGCCATTGATTAGTGATCCAGGATATGAATTAGTAGTTGCAGCTAGAAAAGCTAATATTAAAGTGGAAACTGTACCTGGGCCGAATGCCGGTTTAACTGCTTTGATGGCTAGTGGTCTATCTTCTTATGTATACACATTTTTAGGATTTCTACCTAGAAAAGAAAAAGAAAAAACTGTCGTACTAGAACAACGCATGTATGAAAATAGCACGCTTATATTATATGAATCGCCACATCGTGTAACAGATACTTTAAAAACAATTGCAAAGATAGATGCAATGCGACGAGTATCGTTAGGACGTGAGTTAACTAAGAAGTTTGAACAAATAGTCACAAATGATGTAACGCAAATGATAGCACTAATTCAACAAGGTGACGTTCCGTTAAAAGGTGAGTTTGTTATTTTGATTGAAGGTGCAAAAGCAAATGTTGAAACGGCTTGGTTTGATGATTTGTCTATTGTAGAGCATGTTGATCATTATATTGAAACTTCACGGATGAAGCCAAAGCAGGCAATCAAGAAAGTTGCGGAGGAACGACAACTTAAAACAAATGAAGTTTATAATATTTATCATCAAATAAGTTAA
- a CDS encoding tRNA1(Val) (adenine(37)-N6)-methyltransferase: MLKQNERFDQLIKENFSIIQNDDVFSFSTDALLLGHFTNPRAKDKVLDLCSGNGVIPLLLFAKHHHQIEGIEIQETLVDMARRTFQFNEVDDYLTMHHMDLKDVTKTFKPSQYNLVTCNPPYFKENQQHQHQIEAHKIARHEIMCTLEDCMIAARHLLKEGGRLNMVHRADRLMDVLFEMRKVNIEPKKVVFIYSKVGKSAHTIVVEGRKGGNQGLEIMPPFYIYDESGKYSDEMKEVYYG; encoded by the coding sequence ATGTTAAAGCAAAATGAACGATTTGATCAACTAATCAAAGAAAATTTTAGTATTATTCAAAATGACGATGTATTTTCATTTTCAACAGATGCGTTATTATTGGGGCATTTTACAAATCCAAGAGCAAAAGACAAAGTACTAGATTTATGTTCTGGCAACGGCGTGATACCTTTACTATTATTCGCAAAACATCACCATCAAATAGAGGGTATCGAAATTCAAGAAACTCTCGTAGATATGGCGCGACGCACATTTCAATTTAACGAGGTTGACGATTATTTAACGATGCATCATATGGACTTGAAAGATGTCACGAAAACATTTAAACCTTCACAATATAATCTTGTAACATGTAATCCTCCGTATTTTAAAGAGAATCAGCAGCATCAACATCAAATAGAGGCTCACAAAATTGCGAGACATGAAATTATGTGTACACTTGAAGATTGTATGATTGCAGCACGTCATTTATTAAAAGAAGGTGGCAGGCTAAATATGGTACATCGTGCGGATAGACTGATGGATGTCTTATTTGAAATGAGAAAAGTAAATATCGAGCCTAAGAAAGTAGTTTTTATATATAGTAAAGTAGGCAAGTCAGCACACACAATAGTTGTTGAAGGTCGTAAAGGTGGTAATCAAGGATTAGAAATTATGCCTCCGTTTTATATTTATGATGAAAGTGGAAAATATAGCGATGAAATGAAGGAAGTATATTATGGATAG
- a CDS encoding DNA polymerase III subunit: MDEQQQLTNAYHSNKLSHAYLFEGDDAQTMKQVAINFAKLILCQTDNQCEAKVSTFNHPDFMYISTNDSSIKKEQIEQLVRHMNQLPIESKYKVYIIEDFEKLTVQGENSILKFLEEPPDNTIAILLSTKPEQILDTIHSRCQHVYFKPIDKEQFVNRLVEQDIAKPVAEMISTYTTQIDNAMALNEEFDLLTLRKTIIRWCELLLTNKPMAMIGVIDLLKQAKNKKLQTLTIAAVNGFFEDIIHTKVNVDDKRIYSDLISDINQYAQKLTFNQLILMFDQLTDAHKKLNQNVNPTLVFEQIVIKGVS, translated from the coding sequence ATGGATGAACAGCAACAATTGACAAATGCATATCATTCAAATAAATTATCGCATGCCTATTTATTTGAAGGTGATGACGCACAAACGATGAAACAAGTTGCGATTAATTTTGCAAAGCTCATTTTATGTCAAACAGATAACCAATGCGAAGCGAAGGTTAGTACATTTAATCATCCAGACTTTATGTATATATCGACTAATGACAGTTCAATTAAAAAAGAACAAATTGAACAGCTTGTGCGCCATATGAATCAACTTCCTATAGAAAGTAAATATAAAGTGTATATTATCGAAGATTTTGAAAAGTTAACTGTTCAAGGGGAAAACAGTATATTAAAATTTCTCGAAGAGCCACCGGACAATACGATTGCTATTTTATTGTCTACAAAGCCCGAACAAATACTAGATACCATTCATTCAAGATGTCAGCATGTTTATTTCAAACCGATTGATAAAGAACAGTTTGTAAATAGGTTGGTTGAACAGGACATTGCAAAGCCAGTAGCTGAAATGATAAGTACATATACTACACAAATAGATAATGCAATGGCTTTAAATGAAGAGTTTGATTTATTAACTTTAAGAAAAACAATTATTCGTTGGTGTGAATTGTTGCTTACTAACAAACCAATGGCAATGATTGGGGTTATTGATTTATTGAAACAGGCTAAAAATAAAAAACTGCAAACTTTAACGATTGCAGCAGTTAATGGATTCTTTGAAGATATCATACATACAAAGGTAAATGTAGATGATAAACGAATATACAGTGATTTGATAAGTGACATTAATCAGTATGCGCAAAAGTTAACATTTAATCAATTGATTTTAATGTTTGATCAGCTTACAGATGCACATAAGAAACTGAATCAAAATGTTAATCCAACGCTAGTATTCGAACAAATCGTAATTAAGGGTGTGAGTTAG
- the yabA gene encoding DNA replication initiation control protein YabA, translated as MDRNEIFEKIMRLEMNVNQLSKETSELKALAVELVEENVALQIENDNLKKVLGNDEPSTQDAINTVPTKVVKKPLPSKDNLAILYGEGFHICKGELFGKHRHGEDCLFCLEVLSD; from the coding sequence TTGGATCGCAATGAGATATTTGAAAAAATAATGCGTTTAGAAATGAATGTCAATCAACTTTCAAAAGAAACATCAGAGTTAAAAGCACTTGCAGTTGAACTTGTAGAAGAAAACGTAGCTTTACAAATTGAAAATGATAATTTGAAAAAAGTATTAGGGAATGATGAGCCAAGTACTCAAGATGCAATAAATACAGTGCCAACAAAAGTAGTTAAAAAACCATTACCTAGTAAAGATAACCTAGCTATATTATATGGTGAAGGTTTTCATATTTGTAAAGGTGAGCTATTTGGAAAACATAGACATGGTGAAGATTGTTTGTTCTGTTTAGAAGTTTTAAGTGATTAA
- a CDS encoding cyclic-di-AMP receptor codes for MKMIIAIVQDQDSQELADQLVKNNFRATKLATTGGFLRAGNTTFLCGVNDDRVDEILTVINNTCGNREQLVSPITPMGGSADSYIPYPVEVEVGGATVFVMPVDAFHQF; via the coding sequence ATGAAAATGATTATAGCGATCGTACAAGATCAAGATAGTCAGGAACTTGCAGATCAACTCGTTAAAAATAACTTTAGAGCAACAAAATTGGCAACGACAGGTGGATTTTTAAGAGCAGGTAATACGACCTTCTTATGTGGTGTCAACGATGACCGCGTAGATGAAATATTAACTGTTATTAATAATACATGTGGTAATAGAGAACAGTTGGTTTCACCTATTACACCTATGGGAGGAAGTGCGGATTCGTATATTCCATATCCAGTAGAAGTTGAAGTTGGCGGTGCTACTGTATTTGTTATGCCAGTTGACGCATTCCATCAATTTTAA
- a CDS encoding PSP1 domain-containing protein, whose product MPNVIGVQFQKAGKLEYYTPSDIQIDLEDWVVVESKRGIEIGIVKNPMIDIEEEDICLPLKSIIRIADENDIEKYYCNERDAANALELCKDIVREQGLDMRLVNCEYTLDKSKVIFNFTADDRIDFRKLVKILAQHLKTRIELRQIGVRDEAKLLGGIGPCGRSLCCSTFLGDFEPVSIKMAKDQNLSLNPTKISGACGRLMCCLKYENDYYEEVRAQLPDVGEAIETPDGNGKVIALNILDISMQVKLEGHEQPLEYKLEEIETMH is encoded by the coding sequence ATGCCAAATGTAATAGGTGTTCAGTTCCAAAAAGCGGGGAAATTAGAATATTATACACCTAGTGATATACAGATAGATTTAGAGGACTGGGTTGTCGTAGAATCTAAAAGAGGCATAGAGATAGGTATCGTCAAAAATCCAATGATAGATATTGAAGAAGAGGACATTTGTTTACCTCTTAAAAGCATTATTCGTATTGCTGATGAAAATGATATTGAAAAATATTATTGTAATGAGCGAGACGCTGCTAATGCATTGGAGTTATGTAAGGATATCGTAAGAGAACAAGGTTTGGATATGAGATTAGTCAACTGTGAATATACATTAGACAAATCAAAAGTTATCTTTAATTTTACTGCGGATGATCGAATAGACTTTAGAAAATTAGTGAAAATATTAGCGCAACATTTGAAAACACGTATTGAACTTAGACAAATTGGTGTAAGGGATGAAGCTAAATTACTTGGAGGTATTGGTCCATGCGGTCGTTCACTTTGTTGCTCAACATTTTTAGGTGATTTTGAACCGGTATCAATAAAAATGGCCAAAGATCAAAATTTATCATTAAATCCAACAAAAATCTCTGGTGCATGTGGTCGATTGATGTGTTGTTTAAAATATGAAAATGATTATTATGAAGAAGTACGTGCACAATTGCCGGATGTCGGTGAAGCAATTGAAACGCCCGATGGTAATGGAAAAGTTATTGCTTTAAATATATTAGATATTTCTATGCAAGTGAAGCTCGAAGGTCATGAACAGCCACTTGAATATAAATTAGAAGAAATAGAAACTATGCATTAA
- a CDS encoding GIY-YIG nuclease family protein, with protein sequence MDSHFVYIVKCSDGSLYTGYAKDVNARIEKHNRGQGAKYTKIRRPVQLVYQETYETKSEALKREYEIKTYSRQKKLRLIKER encoded by the coding sequence ATGGATAGTCACTTTGTATATATAGTAAAATGTAGTGATGGTAGTTTATATACAGGATATGCTAAAGACGTAAATGCGCGGATTGAGAAACATAATCGCGGTCAAGGTGCTAAATATACAAAAATAAGACGACCGGTACAGTTAGTTTACCAAGAAACGTATGAGACAAAGTCTGAAGCATTGAAGCGTGAATATGAAATTAAAACGTATTCTAGACAAAAGAAATTGCGATTGATTAAGGAGCGATAG
- a CDS encoding aminotransferase class V-fold PLP-dependent enzyme translates to MKQPILNKLENLNQEQAISLHVPGHKNMTIGHLSQLSITMDKTEIPGLDDMHHPEEIILESMKQVEKHSDYDAYFLVNGTTSGILSVIQSFSQKKGDILMARNVHKSVLHALDISQQEGHFIETHQSLLTNHYNKVNLSSLNNDGHKLAVLTYPNYYGETFNVEEVIKFLHQLDIPVLIDEAHGAHFGLQGFPNSTLNYQADYVVQSFHKTLPALTMGSVLYIHKNALYRENIIEYLSYFQTSSPSYLIMASLESAAQFYKTYDSTVFFEKRAQLIKCLENKGFEIIQVDDPLKLLLKYEGYTGHEIQKWFMNNHIYFELADGYQSLAILPLWHEGDAFLFDLLLRKIEDMVLPEKKFSKVKQTELLTNEGNYKPNHFEHVTWCELQHAHGKVVARHIVPYPPGVPIIFKGETITESMIKLMNEYLETGVIVEGINNNKILVEDE, encoded by the coding sequence ATGAAGCAACCTATTTTAAATAAATTAGAAAATTTAAATCAAGAACAAGCGATTTCTTTGCATGTTCCAGGTCATAAAAATATGACTATCGGTCATTTATCTCAATTATCAATCACAATGGATAAAACTGAAATACCTGGTTTAGATGATATGCATCATCCAGAAGAAATCATTTTGGAAAGTATGAAACAAGTGGAGAAGCATTCAGATTATGATGCTTATTTCTTAGTGAATGGCACCACTTCAGGAATATTATCTGTCATCCAGTCTTTTTCACAGAAAAAAGGCGATATCTTAATGGCAAGAAATGTACATAAATCTGTATTACATGCGCTCGATATTAGCCAACAAGAAGGGCATTTTATTGAAACGCATCAAAGTTTGTTAACGAATCATTATAATAAAGTTAATTTAAGCAGTTTGAATAATGACGGTCACAAACTTGCTGTGTTGACTTATCCAAACTATTACGGTGAAACGTTTAATGTAGAAGAGGTTATCAAATTTTTGCACCAGTTAGACATTCCTGTACTCATTGATGAGGCACATGGCGCCCACTTTGGATTGCAAGGATTTCCAAATTCTACATTAAACTATCAAGCTGACTATGTTGTTCAATCGTTTCATAAAACATTACCAGCATTAACGATGGGCTCGGTACTTTATATCCATAAAAATGCACTTTATAGAGAAAATATTATAGAATATCTAAGCTACTTCCAAACATCTAGCCCTTCATATTTGATTATGGCTAGTTTAGAGTCAGCTGCCCAGTTCTATAAAACATATGATAGTACCGTATTTTTTGAAAAGAGAGCGCAATTAATCAAATGTTTGGAAAATAAAGGATTTGAAATTATTCAAGTGGATGATCCATTGAAGTTACTTTTAAAATATGAAGGGTATACTGGACATGAAATTCAAAAATGGTTTATGAATAATCATATTTATTTTGAGTTAGCAGATGGCTATCAGTCTTTAGCAATATTACCATTGTGGCATGAAGGAGATGCTTTTTTATTTGATTTGCTTTTGCGTAAAATTGAAGATATGGTTTTACCAGAAAAGAAGTTTTCTAAAGTTAAGCAGACGGAACTTTTAACAAATGAAGGTAACTACAAACCGAATCATTTTGAGCATGTTACTTGGTGTGAATTACAACATGCACACGGGAAAGTGGTGGCACGACACATTGTCCCGTATCCTCCAGGTGTTCCTATTATATTTAAGGGCGAAACGATAACAGAAAGTATGATAAAATTGATGAATGAATATCTGGAAACTGGAGTAATAGTTGAAGGAATAAATAACAATAAAATTTTAGTTGAGGATGAATAG
- the tmk gene encoding dTMP kinase — MSAFITFEGPEGSGKTTVINEIYHRLLKNYDVIMTREPGGVPTGEEIRRILLEGNDMDIRTEALLFAASRREHLVLKVVPALNEGKIVLCDRYIDSSLAYQGYARGIGVDEVKAINEFAINGLYPDLTIYLNVSAEVGRERIIKNSRNQNRLDQEDLKFHEKVIEGYQEIIHNESQRFKSVNADQPLENVVEDTYQTIIKYLEKI; from the coding sequence ATGTCAGCTTTTATAACTTTTGAAGGCCCAGAAGGCTCAGGGAAAACGACAGTAATTAATGAAATTTATCATAGATTATTAAAAAATTATGATGTCATTATGACAAGAGAACCAGGTGGCGTACCTACTGGTGAAGAAATACGCAGGATACTCTTAGAGGGTAATGACATGGACATTAGAACAGAAGCGTTGCTATTTGCTGCTTCTAGAAGGGAACATCTTGTATTAAAGGTCGTACCTGCTTTAAACGAAGGAAAGATTGTATTATGTGATCGTTATATTGATAGTTCACTAGCTTATCAAGGTTATGCTAGAGGTATTGGCGTTGATGAAGTAAAGGCAATTAATGAGTTTGCAATTAATGGGTTGTATCCTGATTTAACGATTTATTTAAATGTAAGCGCTGAGGTAGGTCGCGAACGTATAATTAAAAATTCAAGAAATCAAAATAGATTAGATCAAGAAGATTTAAAGTTTCATGAAAAAGTAATTGAAGGTTACCAAGAAATCATTCATAATGAATCACAACGGTTCAAAAGCGTTAATGCAGATCAACCTCTTGAAAATGTTGTTGAAGACACGTATCAAACTATCATCAAATATTTAGAAAAGATATGA